One Hevea brasiliensis isolate MT/VB/25A 57/8 chromosome 5, ASM3005281v1, whole genome shotgun sequence genomic region harbors:
- the LOC110668944 gene encoding binding partner of ACD11 1 isoform X2, producing MQTRTVKVEQVSDLASEREIHEFFSFSGEIEHIEILRENGQSKTAFVTFKDPKALEIALLLSGATIVDQIVSITPAENYVPNHELQEVRRMDTVVSAVPAESFPSNVEAQTSPPSNGKMYVSRAQEVVSSMLAKGSAFRQDAVNKAKAFDEKHRLTASASAKVISFDQRVGLTEKLTVGISAVNEKVKSVDQRLHVSDKTMAAIFAAERKINDTGSAVKSSRYVMAGTAWLNGAFSKVARAGQVAGTKTREKFNLAVSNLTAKESPIAV from the exons ATGCAG ACGAGAACGGTTAAAGTGGAGCAGGTATCAGATCTAGCAAGTGAGAGAGAGATTCACGAGTTTTTCTCTTTCTCTGGTGAAATCGAGCACATTGAGATCCTACG TGAAAATGGGCAATCAAAAACAGCATTCGTTACATTCAAAGATCCTAAAGCACTTGAAATTGCTTTGCTGTTATCG GGAGCAACTATTGTTGACCAGATAGTGAGTATAACTCCTGCAGAAAATTATGTGCCAAATCATGAGCTACAG GAAGTAAGAAGGATGGACACTGTTGTATCTGCTGTTCCTGCCGAAAGTTTTCCATCGAATGTTGAG GCTCAAACTAGCCCCCCTAGCAATGGAAAAATGTATGTCAGTAGAGCGCAAGAAGTGGTTTCAAGTATGCTGGCAAAAGGTTCAGCTTTTCGCCAAGATGCAGTAAATAAGGCCAAGGCATTTGATGAAAAACATCGCTTGACTGCTAGTGCATCTGCCAAGGTAATTTCTTTTGATCAGAGAGTTGGGCTTACAGAGAAATTGACAGTTGGCATTTCGGCGGTCAATGAGAAAGTGAAATCTGTGGACCAAAGACTTCATGTTTCAGATAAAACCATGGCAGCAATATTTGCGGCAGAGAGGAAGATAAATGACACAGGGTCAGCTGTCAAATCAAGCAG ATATGTAATGGCTGGAACAGCTTGGCTAAATGGTGCCTTTAGTAAAGTGGCAAGGGCGGGTCAGGTTGCTGGTACAAAAACCAGGGAGAAGTTCAATTTGGCTGTTTCAAACTTGACTGCGAAG GAATCTCCAATTGCTGTGTAA
- the LOC110668944 gene encoding binding partner of ACD11 1 isoform X1 — MQTRTVKVEQVSDLASEREIHEFFSFSGEIEHIEILRENGQSKTAFVTFKDPKALEIALLLSGATIVDQIVSITPAENYVPNHELQEVRRMDTVVSAVPAESFPSNVEQAQTSPPSNGKMYVSRAQEVVSSMLAKGSAFRQDAVNKAKAFDEKHRLTASASAKVISFDQRVGLTEKLTVGISAVNEKVKSVDQRLHVSDKTMAAIFAAERKINDTGSAVKSSRYVMAGTAWLNGAFSKVARAGQVAGTKTREKFNLAVSNLTAKESPIAV; from the exons ATGCAG ACGAGAACGGTTAAAGTGGAGCAGGTATCAGATCTAGCAAGTGAGAGAGAGATTCACGAGTTTTTCTCTTTCTCTGGTGAAATCGAGCACATTGAGATCCTACG TGAAAATGGGCAATCAAAAACAGCATTCGTTACATTCAAAGATCCTAAAGCACTTGAAATTGCTTTGCTGTTATCG GGAGCAACTATTGTTGACCAGATAGTGAGTATAACTCCTGCAGAAAATTATGTGCCAAATCATGAGCTACAG GAAGTAAGAAGGATGGACACTGTTGTATCTGCTGTTCCTGCCGAAAGTTTTCCATCGAATGTTGAG CAGGCTCAAACTAGCCCCCCTAGCAATGGAAAAATGTATGTCAGTAGAGCGCAAGAAGTGGTTTCAAGTATGCTGGCAAAAGGTTCAGCTTTTCGCCAAGATGCAGTAAATAAGGCCAAGGCATTTGATGAAAAACATCGCTTGACTGCTAGTGCATCTGCCAAGGTAATTTCTTTTGATCAGAGAGTTGGGCTTACAGAGAAATTGACAGTTGGCATTTCGGCGGTCAATGAGAAAGTGAAATCTGTGGACCAAAGACTTCATGTTTCAGATAAAACCATGGCAGCAATATTTGCGGCAGAGAGGAAGATAAATGACACAGGGTCAGCTGTCAAATCAAGCAG ATATGTAATGGCTGGAACAGCTTGGCTAAATGGTGCCTTTAGTAAAGTGGCAAGGGCGGGTCAGGTTGCTGGTACAAAAACCAGGGAGAAGTTCAATTTGGCTGTTTCAAACTTGACTGCGAAG GAATCTCCAATTGCTGTGTAA